A stretch of Paenibacillus mucilaginosus 3016 DNA encodes these proteins:
- a CDS encoding ABC transporter permease, whose translation MAEKALGKAIGGGGPSGASRIGGASSIGAKLAKFRELGLLLFIVLLSAAVQLRNPSFLTLENINDLITNTAILSILAVGMMLVIVTRGIDLSIGATLALSGMISALAVKAVPDLHPLLTLLLGTLVGVVCGIVIGFLIAKMGVLPIIATLGLMNVFRGLTFTVSGGKWVSAHQMPESFKGIATGSVLGLNTLIMIAVLIYIVFYYFINHTRTGRQIYAVGSNPESAKISGIHNDRILWLVYTIMGALSGLAGVLWVSKFASAQGDTAMGYELSVIAACVLGGVSIAGGSGKISGIILGSVLLGILNNALPLIDVSPFWQMAIQGSIILVAVIINALVKRGVDRNHLLRRRI comes from the coding sequence ATGGCTGAGAAAGCCTTGGGGAAGGCCATCGGAGGCGGCGGCCCGAGCGGCGCATCCCGCATCGGCGGAGCATCGTCGATCGGCGCCAAGCTGGCCAAATTCAGGGAACTCGGGCTGCTGCTCTTCATTGTGCTGCTGTCGGCGGCCGTCCAGCTCCGTAATCCGAGCTTCCTTACGCTCGAGAACATCAATGATCTCATTACCAATACTGCGATCCTCAGTATTCTTGCCGTGGGCATGATGCTGGTGATCGTCACGCGGGGCATCGACCTCTCGATCGGGGCGACCCTGGCCCTCTCGGGCATGATCTCCGCCCTGGCCGTGAAGGCCGTGCCGGATCTGCATCCGCTGCTGACGCTGCTCCTCGGGACGCTGGTCGGCGTCGTCTGCGGCATCGTCATCGGCTTCCTGATCGCCAAGATGGGGGTGCTGCCGATCATCGCCACCCTCGGATTGATGAACGTGTTCCGCGGGCTGACCTTCACGGTGTCCGGGGGCAAGTGGGTCAGCGCGCACCAGATGCCGGAGAGCTTCAAAGGGATTGCCACCGGTTCGGTCCTGGGACTGAACACACTGATTATGATCGCGGTCCTCATCTATATCGTCTTCTACTATTTCATCAATCACACGAGAACCGGCAGGCAGATCTATGCCGTCGGCAGCAATCCCGAGTCGGCGAAGATAAGCGGCATTCATAACGACCGCATTCTGTGGCTGGTCTATACGATCATGGGGGCGCTTTCCGGGCTCGCCGGGGTGCTGTGGGTCTCGAAGTTCGCGTCGGCCCAAGGGGACACGGCGATGGGCTACGAGCTGAGCGTGATCGCAGCCTGCGTGCTGGGCGGGGTTTCGATCGCGGGCGGCTCGGGCAAAATCTCCGGGATCATCCTCGGCTCGGTTCTGCTCGGCATCCTGAACAACGCGCTGCCGCTGATCGATGTCTCGCCGTTCTGGCAGATGGCGATTCAGGGCTCGATTATCCTGGTGGCCGTGATCATCAACGCGCTCGTCAAACGGGGCGTGGACCGCAACCACCTGCTGAGGAGGAGGATTTGA
- a CDS encoding sugar ABC transporter ATP-binding protein, whose product MSEFILELRAITKTFPGVKALDRVNFQLRSGEIHALMGENGAGKSTFIKVITGVHRPDEGEIRYNGERVEFKGPNDAKKLGIAAIYQHVTCYPDLSVTENIFMGHEKVHKRTRRINWREMHHEAQRLLERLGADFDAKAMMGSLSVAQQQIVEIAKALSTDAKVIIMDEPTAALTQRESEQLYTIAEALRDSGVAIIFISHRFEDMYRLASRVTVFRDAKYIGSWGVDEITNDALIVAMVGREVTQLFPKKEVRRGEELLRTEGLGRTGYFADISFALHRGEILGLTGLVGAGRTEVCQALFGIEPCDRGQIFVKGSPVAIRDPLQAMQLGIGYLPEDRQKQGLVLDWEIGRNITLPSLGGLSRRGWLDVGREDAVSQTLAEKVSVKARSIHDLVSSLSGGNQQKVVFAKLLTADLDVIILDEPTKGVDVGAKSSIYEIISDLASQGYGILLVSSEMPEVIGMSDRVIVMKEGRITAELQRGQVTQEAILEAAMSGNEAKPHPIHAG is encoded by the coding sequence ATGTCTGAATTCATTCTGGAATTGAGAGCGATTACAAAGACGTTTCCCGGGGTCAAGGCGCTGGACCGGGTGAACTTTCAACTGAGGTCCGGCGAGATCCATGCGCTGATGGGAGAGAACGGGGCGGGTAAATCGACCTTCATCAAAGTGATTACCGGCGTGCACCGGCCCGATGAAGGGGAGATCCGGTACAACGGGGAGAGGGTCGAATTCAAGGGCCCGAACGACGCCAAGAAGCTCGGCATTGCCGCGATCTACCAGCATGTCACATGCTATCCGGACCTCAGCGTCACCGAGAATATTTTCATGGGCCATGAGAAAGTACATAAACGAACAAGAAGAATCAATTGGCGGGAGATGCACCATGAAGCGCAGCGGTTATTGGAGCGGCTGGGGGCGGATTTCGACGCCAAAGCCATGATGGGCTCACTGAGCGTGGCGCAGCAGCAGATCGTCGAAATTGCGAAAGCGCTGTCAACCGATGCCAAGGTGATCATCATGGACGAACCGACCGCCGCGCTGACCCAGCGGGAGAGCGAGCAGCTGTATACGATTGCGGAGGCGCTGAGGGACAGCGGGGTGGCGATCATCTTCATCTCGCACCGGTTCGAAGACATGTACCGCCTGGCCAGTCGGGTGACCGTGTTCCGGGATGCGAAGTATATCGGCTCCTGGGGCGTGGATGAGATCACGAACGACGCCTTGATCGTCGCGATGGTCGGCCGGGAAGTGACCCAGCTCTTCCCGAAGAAGGAGGTGCGGCGCGGCGAGGAGCTGCTGCGGACCGAGGGGCTCGGCCGGACCGGCTACTTCGCCGATATCTCTTTCGCCCTGCACCGGGGTGAGATTCTCGGCCTCACCGGGCTTGTCGGCGCAGGCCGGACGGAGGTGTGCCAGGCGCTGTTCGGCATCGAACCGTGCGACCGCGGCCAGATCTTCGTGAAGGGAAGCCCCGTTGCGATCCGAGATCCGCTGCAGGCGATGCAGCTTGGGATCGGCTATCTGCCGGAGGACCGGCAGAAGCAGGGGCTCGTGCTCGACTGGGAGATCGGGAGGAACATTACGCTCCCGTCCCTCGGAGGACTCTCGCGCAGAGGCTGGCTGGATGTGGGCAGGGAAGACGCCGTCTCCCAGACGCTGGCGGAGAAGGTCAGCGTAAAGGCGCGAAGCATTCACGACCTCGTGTCGTCGCTGTCGGGCGGCAACCAGCAGAAGGTGGTGTTCGCGAAGCTGCTGACCGCCGATCTCGATGTCATCATCCTGGATGAGCCGACGAAGGGCGTTGATGTCGGAGCGAAGTCGTCCATCTACGAGATTATCAGCGACCTGGCTTCCCAGGGCTACGGCATCCTGCTGGTCTCCTCCGAGATGCCCGAGGTCATCGGGATGAGCGACCGGGTGATCGTCATGAAGGAGGGGCGCATCACGGCCGAGCTCCAGCGGGGACAGGTCACGCAAGAAGCCATACTGGAAGCGGCGATGAGCGGTAATGAAGCCAAGCCGCATCCGATTCACGCAGGATAG
- a CDS encoding sugar ABC transporter ATP-binding protein, giving the protein MGVEHLLQMKGITKRFGEAAVLRAVDLAADRGEVHALLGENGAGKSTLMKILAGWFEADEGEIRIGGEPAIISSPRQAQELGIAMIYQELKLFQDLSIAENVYMGREPLKKWNRLIDWEAVYRETGRYLQALGLDLDARTVLKSLGPGQQKFVEIIKALSQNARILIMDEPTASLTEREREVLFGVIGRLKELGVCVLYISHRLEEIKRIADRVTVLREGEAVLTCSTADVGLDDIVRCMVGKPLDDRYPKLKVKSGRELLRVENLNYQGLLRNIGFEVRRGEILALTGLSGSGRRLLAKVLCGIEGPYEGTIHLNGRPYARMTPHLAKQCGLCYASGLYSDEGLIATSTISENITLSNLERVSSAGLLRAGRESGYARDLIERLEITCDEKELAGSLSGGKQKKVVLAKWLFADAQVLIFDEPTAGIDVSSKSDIYNIMNEMVLSGASVIMISSDLSEVLGMADRILVMCGGELRRVLPRAEATKEKILYYASGGGID; this is encoded by the coding sequence ATGGGTGTGGAGCATCTGCTTCAAATGAAGGGAATCACCAAGAGATTCGGCGAGGCTGCGGTGCTCCGGGCCGTAGACCTGGCAGCGGACAGGGGAGAGGTGCATGCCCTGCTCGGGGAGAACGGGGCGGGCAAATCGACCCTGATGAAAATTCTGGCGGGCTGGTTCGAGGCTGATGAGGGAGAGATCCGCATCGGCGGGGAGCCCGCAATCATCTCCTCTCCGAGGCAGGCGCAGGAGCTCGGCATCGCCATGATCTATCAGGAGCTGAAGCTGTTCCAGGATCTGAGCATTGCTGAGAACGTTTACATGGGCAGGGAGCCGCTCAAAAAGTGGAACCGGCTCATCGACTGGGAGGCCGTCTACCGCGAGACGGGGCGCTATCTGCAGGCCTTGGGGCTGGATCTGGACGCGCGGACCGTGCTGAAGTCACTCGGCCCGGGCCAGCAGAAGTTCGTGGAGATCATCAAGGCGTTGTCTCAGAATGCCCGTATTCTGATCATGGATGAGCCGACGGCTTCGCTGACGGAAAGGGAGCGTGAGGTGCTCTTCGGGGTGATCGGCCGTTTGAAGGAGCTGGGCGTCTGCGTTCTGTACATCTCCCACCGGCTGGAGGAGATCAAGCGGATCGCCGACCGGGTCACGGTGCTGCGGGAGGGGGAAGCCGTGCTGACCTGCTCCACAGCGGATGTGGGGCTGGATGACATCGTGCGGTGCATGGTCGGCAAGCCGCTGGACGACCGCTATCCGAAGCTCAAGGTGAAGAGCGGCCGGGAGCTGCTGCGCGTGGAGAATCTCAATTACCAGGGGCTGCTTAGGAACATCGGCTTCGAGGTACGCCGGGGGGAGATCCTGGCGCTGACCGGCCTCAGCGGCTCGGGGCGGCGGCTGCTCGCCAAGGTGCTGTGCGGTATCGAGGGACCTTACGAGGGGACGATTCACCTGAACGGCCGCCCCTATGCCCGGATGACCCCCCACTTGGCGAAGCAGTGCGGGCTGTGCTATGCAAGCGGGTTGTATTCCGATGAAGGGCTGATCGCCACCTCGACGATCTCGGAGAACATCACGCTCTCCAACCTCGAGCGGGTCTCCAGCGCCGGACTGCTGCGGGCGGGCCGGGAGTCCGGCTATGCCAGGGATCTCATCGAACGGCTCGAGATCACCTGCGACGAGAAGGAACTGGCCGGCAGCCTCAGCGGCGGCAAGCAGAAGAAGGTCGTGCTCGCCAAGTGGCTGTTCGCGGACGCGCAGGTGCTCATCTTCGACGAGCCGACCGCCGGGATCGACGTCAGCTCGAAGTCCGACATCTATAACATCATGAACGAGATGGTGCTCTCGGGCGCATCCGTCATCATGATCTCGTCGGACCTCTCGGAGGTGCTTGGGATGGCCGACCGGATTCTCGTCATGTGCGGCGGCGAACTCCGCCGCGTCCTGCCGAGAGCCGAGGCGACGAAGGAGAAGATCCTGTACTACGCCTCTGGCGGCGGGATAGATTAA
- a CDS encoding DeoR/GlpR family DNA-binding transcription regulator translates to MFAIERLNKIKELLFSKKRVDVMELSELFSVTEVTIRRDLDKLEQMGVLTKTYGGAVLNEELVPAAQAVEEDDEFIEEKRMIGRIAARLIEDGEAVYLSPGTTCLEIARNLQEKRVTVVTNDLRIGLALKDFTGVKTIVTGGDLAHSSSALVGGAALQLLQGIYVNKAFLGVKGVHFDAGYTTGSYDEAMIIQAVRRIASEVIIAADYSKFDQRGFAKLGDLSLAKTLITNKQIPSEYKKHFFEQGVKLFTTFELE, encoded by the coding sequence ATGTTTGCCATTGAGCGATTGAACAAAATAAAAGAGCTGCTCTTCTCGAAGAAACGCGTCGACGTCATGGAGCTCAGCGAGCTTTTCTCCGTGACGGAGGTGACGATCCGGCGGGACCTCGACAAGCTCGAGCAGATGGGCGTGCTCACCAAAACCTACGGCGGGGCGGTGCTGAACGAGGAGCTGGTGCCGGCCGCGCAGGCGGTCGAGGAAGATGACGAGTTCATCGAGGAGAAGCGGATGATCGGCCGAATCGCCGCCCGGCTTATCGAAGACGGGGAAGCGGTCTATCTCAGTCCCGGCACGACCTGCCTGGAGATCGCGCGCAACCTGCAGGAGAAGCGGGTCACGGTGGTGACCAACGATCTGCGGATCGGCCTCGCGCTCAAGGATTTCACCGGCGTGAAGACGATCGTGACCGGAGGGGACCTGGCGCACTCGAGCTCCGCCCTCGTCGGGGGAGCCGCGCTGCAGCTGCTGCAGGGAATCTATGTCAACAAGGCCTTTCTCGGTGTGAAGGGCGTGCACTTTGATGCGGGCTATACGACGGGCAGCTACGACGAGGCGATGATCATCCAGGCGGTGCGCCGGATTGCCAGCGAAGTGATCATTGCGGCCGATTACAGCAAGTTCGACCAGAGAGGCTTTGCGAAGCTCGGAGATCTTTCCCTCGCCAAGACGCTCATTACGAACAAGCAAATTCCTTCCGAATACAAAAAGCATTTCTTCGAGCAGGGCGTGAAGCTGTTCACCACGTTCGAACTGGAATAA
- a CDS encoding MerR family transcriptional regulator, producing MRPVDLARELKLSTNTLRGYEARGLVPPAVRSPKGYRMYTEVHRAYFHCLRAMAPGFGMEVTSEVLRALQAGDVDAALWAAGRAQAALHREQLLAAETAERFASEAEAGDTQGGEHAGEPVGIGELSGETGVPRSALRYWEKEGLVSSLRDEENGYRKYGRSELRKVLLMRLLRSAVYSEEAVQWKEAVKRLDPDDTEEAHRLALQALHYWNALARLQLKGLHSLYSLCRQLELLE from the coding sequence ATGCGACCGGTCGATCTGGCCCGTGAGCTGAAGCTCAGCACCAATACGCTTCGGGGCTACGAGGCCCGTGGGCTTGTGCCGCCCGCAGTGCGTTCGCCCAAAGGCTACCGGATGTACACGGAGGTGCACCGGGCCTACTTTCACTGCCTGCGTGCCATGGCACCGGGGTTCGGAATGGAGGTGACGTCGGAGGTGCTCCGTGCCCTGCAGGCCGGTGATGTGGATGCTGCACTGTGGGCAGCCGGCAGGGCGCAGGCCGCCCTGCACCGCGAACAGCTTCTGGCGGCTGAGACCGCCGAACGGTTCGCCTCTGAAGCAGAAGCCGGTGACACCCAGGGAGGGGAGCATGCCGGGGAACCGGTGGGGATCGGGGAGCTGTCCGGGGAGACGGGAGTCCCCCGCTCCGCACTCCGGTATTGGGAGAAGGAAGGCCTCGTCTCGTCCCTTCGCGATGAGGAGAACGGGTACAGAAAGTACGGCCGATCCGAACTCCGCAAAGTACTGCTGATGCGCCTTCTCCGCTCAGCCGTGTATTCGGAGGAGGCGGTGCAGTGGAAAGAGGCGGTCAAGCGGCTGGATCCGGACGACACCGAAGAAGCACACCGGCTGGCTCTGCAGGCGCTGCACTATTGGAACGCTCTCGCCCGGCTCCAGCTGAAGGGGCTGCACTCCCTTTACTCCCTGTGCAGACAGCTGGAGCTGCTGGAATAG
- a CDS encoding DUF6022 family protein, translated as MMADSKFVPGMSAEDLAAVIQNELASQWKQVLEENRAELESVFPELEDSTYGLYLDRLLPPIFGALEQAGYSGLGEVKDTDFIIGGCLNFSSSLEQWGPEHHRSRVFWIPVREEGRSEPVGTLLLDFFHSHAGFEVPEGPRITAIPAANRREIVAAVREWKEGA; from the coding sequence ATGATGGCTGATTCGAAGTTTGTTCCCGGCATGAGTGCAGAGGATCTGGCTGCGGTAATTCAAAACGAGCTTGCCTCCCAATGGAAGCAGGTCCTGGAGGAGAATCGTGCGGAGCTGGAGAGCGTCTTCCCCGAGCTGGAGGACTCGACTTACGGATTGTATCTGGACCGGCTTCTGCCGCCAATCTTCGGCGCACTGGAGCAGGCGGGATATAGCGGGCTCGGAGAAGTCAAGGACACGGACTTCATCATCGGAGGCTGCCTCAACTTCAGCAGCTCCCTGGAGCAGTGGGGACCCGAACATCACCGCTCCCGCGTGTTCTGGATACCCGTCCGGGAGGAGGGCCGGTCCGAGCCGGTGGGAACCCTGCTGCTCGATTTCTTCCACTCCCACGCCGGATTCGAAGTGCCGGAAGGACCGCGGATCACGGCGATCCCCGCGGCAAACCGGCGGGAGATCGTCGCAGCCGTCCGCGAGTGGAAGGAAGGCGCGTAG
- a CDS encoding 5' nucleotidase, NT5C type encodes MKIGFDIDDTLINLREHAFHLYKDHLGQDVPLEVFQAIQSMGIHDAFGLTRDEGKALWGELREAIYFSACPPFPHAVEVLQELDRQGHEIYYITARAREFGERTLEWMTTNGFPVRPGRFFYGMDDTEKVHIIRDLGLDYYFDDKPAVLETLADSGVKVYAKDQPYNRGLPFPRIGCWSELRDLVV; translated from the coding sequence ATGAAAATCGGCTTTGATATTGACGATACGCTCATCAATCTGAGGGAGCATGCGTTCCATCTGTATAAAGATCATCTCGGCCAGGACGTGCCGCTGGAGGTATTCCAGGCGATCCAGTCGATGGGCATTCACGATGCGTTCGGGCTTACCCGGGATGAGGGCAAAGCGCTGTGGGGGGAGCTGCGGGAAGCGATTTATTTCTCCGCGTGTCCTCCGTTCCCGCATGCCGTGGAAGTGCTTCAGGAGCTGGACCGGCAGGGGCATGAGATCTATTACATCACGGCCCGGGCGAGAGAGTTCGGGGAGCGGACGCTGGAGTGGATGACCACGAACGGCTTCCCGGTGAGGCCGGGCCGGTTCTTCTACGGTATGGACGATACGGAGAAGGTCCATATCATCCGGGACCTCGGTCTCGACTATTACTTCGACGACAAGCCGGCTGTGCTGGAGACGCTGGCCGATTCCGGCGTCAAGGTGTATGCCAAGGATCAGCCGTACAACCGGGGGCTGCCGTTTCCTCGGATCGGGTGCTGGTCGGAGCTGAGGGATTTGGTGGTGTAA